The window GGCATCTCCGCCGCCTACCAGAGCATGGAACACCCCGCGGCCGACCACGCCAAAGCGGTCATGCAGCTCGCCGCCGCGGGCACCGGGGTCCGACTCTCCGACGGGTCCACCAACGTCCTGCCGGTCGGCGAGAGCACCCCGGACGCGTGGCGGCTGCACGCCCGGCTGGTGCGCCGGTCGTTGGAGCGCGGCTTCTACCAAGGCTGGGACCTACATCCCGCGCAATTGGTGACCCGGTACGCCGCCACCTACGGCTTCTTCCGCGAGGGCCTTCCCGCCGCCGCCGAGCGGCTGCGGGACTACGTGGAACAGACCGGTGGCGGGGTGCTCGACGAGCCCGCCACCGCCCAGGCGCTCGCCGCGTTCGTCGTGCGCGGCCTGAACTGCGGCGCCACCGACGACACCGAGGTCGCCGAGCTCACCGGGCTCGACCGCGCGACCCTCGACAGCTTCGCCTGCCGCCGAGTCGGCTGATCCCAAGCATGCAGGGGCCTTGATTCTCGACGCCCTGACTCGTACTGTCGTTTTCACACAGCAAAACATTTATTCCACAATACGAAATCCCGGAGGTCGCAGTGGGTCACTCGCTCCGCTTCGAGGTGAACTGCTCGATCCTGTTCACCGACCTGCCCCTGTTGGAGCGACCGCGGGCGGCCAAGGACGCCGGCTTCGACGCCGTCGAGTTCTGGTGGCCGTTCGCCGAGGCCGTCCCCGCCGACCGCGAGGTCGACGCGTTCGTCGCCGCCCTGGAAGACGCCGACGTGCAGTTGGTCGGGCTGAACTTCTTCGCGGGCGACATGCCCGGCGGCGACCGGGGCCTGGTGTCCTGGGTCGGCCGCGAGCAGGAGTTCCGCGACAACGTCGCCCTGGTCACCGAGATCGGCGTCCGCACCGGCTGCCGGGCGTTCAACGCCCTGTACGGCAACCGGATCGCCGAGGTCGACCCCGCCGCCCAAGACGACTTGGGCGCGGAGAACCTGGCGCACGCCGCCGAGTCCGCCGCCCGCATCGGCGGCACGGTTCTCATCGAGGCGGTCAGCGGCCCGCAGCCCTACCCGCTGCGCACCGCGGCCGACGCCTTCGCGGTGATCGACCGGGTCGGCGCACCGAACGTGCGGTTCCTGGCCGACCTGTTCCACCTGTCTGTCAATGGAGATGACCTGGACAAGGTCATCGACGAGTACGCCGACCGCACCGCGCACGTCCAGATCGCCGACGCCCCCGGCAGGCACGAACCGGGCTCCGGCGACCTCGCCATCGACGCCGCCCTGGCGCGGCTGGAGCGGGCGGGCTACCGCGGGTGGGTCGGCCTGGAATACGTCCCGAGCACCACGACCGTCGAGAGCTTCGCGTGGCTGCCACGCGAGCGCCGGTCAAGCAAGTAGAGGAGAACGAACATGACCACGATCGGATTCATCGGACTCGGGATCATGGGTGGCCCGATGGCCGCCAACCTGGTGAAAGCCGGGTACGACGTCGTCGGGTGCAACCTGACCCAGCCGCCGGTCGACCGGCTCGTCGCCGCCGGTGGGCGCGCGGCGAGCGGCATCGCCGAGGCCACCCGCGACGCCGACATCGTGATCACGATGGTCCCCGACTCCCCCGACGTCGAGGACGCGGTCCTCGGTGACGACGGTGTGCTGGCCAACGCCAAGCCCGGGCTGCTGCTCATCGACTGCAGCTCGATCCGCCCGGCCACCAGCCGCGCGGTCGCCGAAGCCGCTGTCGCGCAAGGGGTCCGCGTGTTGGACGCCCCGGTCAGCGGCGGCGAGCAGGGCGCGATCGACGCCACCCTGTCGATCATGGTGGGTGGCGAGGCCTCCGACTTCGAGACCGCGAAGCCCATCCTCGACGCGGTCGGCAAGACCGTCGTCCACGTCGGACCGCACGGCGCCGGGCAGACGGTGAAGGCGGCCAACCAGCTCATCGTCGCCGGGACCATCGAACTCGTCGCCGAGGCGATCGTGTTCCTCGAGGCGCACGGCGTCGACATGGACGCCGCGATCAAGGTCCTCGCCGGCGGGCTCGCGGGCAACGCGATCCTCGACCGCAAGGCCGCGAACATGCTCAAGCGCGACTTCACCCCCGGTTTCCGCCTTTCCCTGCACCACAAGGATCTCGGCATCGTGCAGGCCGCGGCCCGCGACGCCGGTGTGGCGATCCCGCTGGGCGCGGTCGTCTCGCAGCTTGTCGCGTCGATGGTGGCGCGTGGTGATGGCTCCCTGGACCACTCCGGGTTGCTCAAGCTCGTCCAAGAACTGTCCGGCCGCTGAGTAGGGAAGACACATGCCACGCATGACCGCCGCGCGCGCCGCGGTCGAGATCCTCAAGCGCGAGGGCGTCACGCACGCCTTCGGGCTGCCCGGCGCCGCCATCAACCCGTTCTACGCCGCGCTGCGTGCCAGTGGCGGTATCGACCATGTCCTGGCCCGCCATGTCGAGGGCGCCTCGCACATGGCCGAGGGCTACACCCGGGCCAAGCCCGGCAACATCGGCGTCTGCGTCGGGACTTCAGGCCCCGCGGGGACCGACATGATCACCGGCCTGTACTCCGCGGCCGCCGACTCCATCCCGATCCTGTGCATCACCGGGCAGGCCCCGGTGGCCCGGCTGCACAAGGAGGACTTCCAAGCCGTCGACATCACCTCGATCGCCAAGCCGGTCACCAAGATGGCGATGACCGTGCTGGAGGCCGCGCAGGTGCCGGGCGCGTTCCAGCAGGCGTTCCACGTGATGCGTTCGGGTCGCCCCGGCCCGGTGCTGCTGGACCTGCCGATCGACGTGCAGCTCACCGAGATCGAGTTCGACCCCGACACCTACGAGCCGCTGCCGGTCTACAAGCCTGCCGCCACGCGCGCGCAAATCGAGAAGGCGCTCGACCTGCTCGCCGAGGCTCAGCGCCCGCTGATCGTCGCGGGCGGCGGGATCATCAACGCCGACGCCGCCGACCTGCTCGTCGAGTTCGCCGAGCTGACCGGTGTCCCCGTTGTGCCGACGCTCATGGGCTGGGGCGCGATCGCCGACGACCACCCGCTGATGGCCGGGATGGTCGGCCTGCAGACCGCGCACCGCTACGGCAACGCCACCATGCTCGAGTCGGATTTCGTGTTGGGCATCGGCAACCGGTGGGCCAACCGGCACACCGGTGGCCTCGACACCTATCGGCAGGGCCGCAAGTTCGTCCACGTCGACATCGAGCCCACCCAGATCGGGCGCGTGTTCGCCCCCGACTACGGGATCGCGTCCGACGCGAAGGCAGCGCTGGAGCTGTTCGTCGAGATCGCCCGCGAGCGCACCCTCCCGGACCGCAGCGAGTGGGCCGAGTCGTGCCAGGCGCGGAAGCGGACGCTGCAGCGGCGCACGGACTTCGACAACACCCCGATCAAGCCGCAACGGGTGTACCAGGAGATGAACCGCGCGTTCGGCCCCGACACCCGCTACGTCACCACGATCGGGCTCTCGCAGATCGCGGCGGCCCAGTTCCTGCACGTGTACCGGCCGCGGCACTGGATCAACTGCGGCCAGGCGGGCCCCCTGGGTTGGACGCTGCCGGCGGCGATCGGCGCTTCGGTCGCGGACCCGGACACCCCGGTGGTCGCCCTGTCGGGTGACTACGACTTCCAGTTCATGATCGAGGAGCTGGCGGTCGGCGCGCAGTTCGCCATCCCGTACATCCACGTGGTCGTGAACAACGCCTACCTGGGGCTGATCCGGCAGGCGCAGCGCGGGTTCGACATGGACTTCTGCGTGCAGCTGTCCTTCGAGAACATCAACTCCCCGGAGCTGGGCGCCTACGGCGTCGACCACCTCAAGGTCGCCGAGGGCCTGGGCTGCAAGGCGATCCGGGTGACCGACCCGGACGACCTGCTCTCGGCGTTCGAGAAGGCCAAGTCGATGATGGCCGAGTTCCGGGTGCCCGTGGTCGTGGAGGTCATCCTGGAGCGGGTCACGAACATCTCGATGGGCACGGAGATCGACAACGTGGTCGAGTTCGAGGAACTCGCCACCCGACCGGAGCACGCGCCGACCGCCGTCCTCACGCTCGATTGAGCGAGGATCAGGGTATGGACGTGCTGGTCGCACCGGACAAGTTCAAGGGCTCGCTGACCGCCCGCGAGGTCGCCGCGCACCTCGCCGCCGGGTTGCGCTCGGTGGTGCCCGGTCTCGCGGTGCGGGAGGTGCCCGTGGCCGACGGCGGCGAGGGCACCCTCGACGCGGTGGTCGCGGGCGGGTTCGAGCGGGTCGGAGTCCGGGCGAGTGGCCCGACGGGGGCGCCGGTCGACACCGGGTACGCCCTGCGCGACGGGGTCGCGGTGGTCGAGCTGGCCGACGTGTCCGGGCTCGCGCGGCTGCCCGGTGGCGTGCTGGAGCCGATGCGGGCGTCGTCGTACGGGACCGGGGAGGTGGTGCGCGCGGCGCTCGACGCGGGCGCGCGCACCGTCGTCCTCGGTCTCGGCGGGTCGGCGTGCACCGATGGTGGTGCGGGTCTGCTGCGGGCACTCGGTGCCCGCTTCCTCGACCGGCATGGCATCGAGGTCGACGCCTGGACCGAGGCGGAACGCCTCGACCTGAGCGGGCTGCACCCGGGGGCGCGCGCGACGGAGATCGTCGTCGCCTCCGATGTGGACAACCCGCTGCTCGGCCCGCACGGCGCGGCGGCGGTGTATGGGCCGCAGAAGGGCGCGGACGCCGCCCAGGTGCGGATGCTGGACTCCGCACTGGCCCGGTGGGCGGAGGTCGTGCGCCGGGAGACCGGTGTGGACGCCGCCGAGCAGCCTGGGTCGGGTGCCGCGGGTGGAGTCGGGTTCGCCTCGCTCGCCCTCGGCGCCACCCTGCGCCCGGGTATCGCCTACCTGCTCGACGTCCTCGGGTTCGGCAAACACCTGACCGAGGCCCGGCTCGTCGTCACCGGTGAGGGCTCGCTCGACGAGCAGACCCTGCGCGGCAAGGCACCCGCCGGGGTGGCCGCGGCGGCCCGAGCGGCCGGGGTCCCGGTGGTCGCCGTGGCCGGTCGGATCCAGTTGGCCCGTGCGGACTTGGCGGCGGCGGGGTTTGCTGGGGCGTATGCCTTGACGGATCTGGAACCCGACCCGGCCCGCTGTATGGCCGAGGCGGGTCCACTGCTCGAACGGCTCGCCGCCCAGCGGGTCGCCACCCACTTGGAGGTTTCTCCATGACCGACTTCGACCTGGTGTTGCGGGCGCGGCGGGTCATCACCGGGGCCGGTGAGCAGGCCCGCTGGGTGGGTGTCCGCAACGAGCGCATCGCCGCCATCGAACCCTTCGACACCCCGGTGCGGGCCGCACAGGTGATCGACCTGGCCGACGACGAGGTGCTGCTGCCCGGGCTGGTCGACACCCATGTGCATGTCAACGAACCCGGCCGCACCGAATGGGAGGGCTTCGCCAGCGCCACCCGGGCCGCCGCCGCGGGCGGGGTGACGACCATCGTCGACATGCCGCTCAACAGCGTGCCCCCCACGGTGGACGTCGACGCGCTGCGGGTGAAGCGCAAGGCCGCGCAGGGGCAGGTGTGGGTCGACACCGGCTTCTGGGGCGGCGCGGTCCCCGGCAACGTCTCGGCACTGCGACCGCTGCACGACGCCGGGGTGTTCGGGTTCAAATGCTTCCTGCTGCACTCCGGTGTCGACGAGTTCCCGCACCTCACCGCCGCCGAACTCGACGAGGCCATGCGCGCGGTGGCCGCGTTCGACGGCCTGCTGATCGTGCACGCCGAGGACGCCGACACCATCGACCATGCCCCACACGAGCCCGGTGCCGCCTACGCCGACTTCCTGCGGTCGCGGCCCCGGGTCGCCGAGGATGTGGCGATCGCGCAGGTCATCGAGCTGGCCAAGAGCACCGGGTGCCGGGCGCACATCCTGCACCTGTCCAGCGCCGACGCCCTGCCGATGATCGCCGCCGCGCGCGGCGAAGGTGTCCGGCTCACCGTGGAGACCTGCCCGCACTACCTGAGTTTCACGGCCGAGGAGATCGGCGACGGCGCCACCCAGTTCAAGTGCTGCCCACCGATCCGGGAAGCCGACAATCGCGAGCAGCTCTGGCAGGCTCTCGCGGAGGGCGTCATCGACTGCGTCGTGTCCGACCACTCCCCCTGCACCCCGGAGCTGAAACGCCTCGACCTGGGTGACTTCGCGGTCGCGTGGGGCGGGATCTCCTCGATCCAACTGGGCCTGCCCGCCGTCTGGTCCGGCGCCCGCGAACGCGGCCACACCCTGGCGAACGTCGTCGAGTGGATGGCGGAACGCCCCGCCACCGTGGCCGGGCTGGCCAACAAGGGCCGCGTCGCGGTGGGCGCCGACGCCGACTTCTGCGTGTTCGCCCCGGATGCGGAGTTCGTGGTCGACCCAGCGGCCCTGCACCACAAGAACCCCATCACCCCCTACGCGGGCCGCGCGCTGACCGGCGTCGTCCGCGAAACCTGGCTGCGCGGCACCCGCGTCGCCGAGCGGCCACACGGACAACTGATCTCCCGAGGAGAGTCATGAGCGACTTCACCGACCTGCCCGACCTGGCCGTCCGCACCCTGGGCGGCGGTGTGGTCGCCGCCAACGACGAACTCTTCGCCGAACGGGAAAACCTGATCCGCCCCACCGCGGCGGTCTACCAACCCCACACCTTCGGCCACAAGGGCCAAATCTACGACGGTTGGGAAACCCGCCGCAGGCGCGAACCCGGCCACGACTGGGCGATCGTGCGACTCGGCGTCCCCGGCGTTGTGCGTGGTGTCGTGGTCGACACGGCCTGGTTCGTCGGCAACTACCCAGAACACTGCACAGTCGAGGGCGCGGCGGTCACCGGCTACCCCAGCCCGGAGGAACTGGCCGACGCCGACTGGGTGGAACTGGTACCGAAGTCAGCCCTCAAGGGCGACACCCGCAACCTCTTCACGGTCGACTCGACCAAGCGCTTCACCCACGTACGACTCAACATCTTCCCCGACGGCGGTGTGGCCCGTCTGCGCGTACACGGCGAAGCCGTACCCGACCCAGCCCTCTTCGACGGTGTGCCGTTGGACTTGGCGGCGATGGAGAACGGCGGCGTGATCACGGGCTGCTCGAACATGTTCTTCGGCGGCCCCGCGAACCTGCTGCTCCCCGGCAAGGCCCGAACCATGGGCGAAGGCTGGGAAACAGCCCGCAGGCGCGACGACGGCAACGAGTGGGTAGAGGTGCGCCTGGCGGAAGAAGGCGTGGTGCGGCAGGTCGAGATCGACACAACCCACTTCGTCGGAAACGCACCAGGCTGGTTCCGCCTAAGCAGCGGGGACCTAGAGCTCATCCCACGAACGAGGTTGCAGCCAGACACCCGACACCTGTTCGTAGTCGAGGTCCCCACCCCAGTACGAAACATCCGGGTCGACACCTACCCAGACGGCGGCTTCGGCAGGCTACGCGTCTACGGCGCACTGACCCCAGAAGGCCAAGCCCGATTGACCCAGCGCTACACCGATTCCCAGCACTAACCACCGCACCAAGTAACGGGCCGAACCCAACGGCCTGTTTGGGTGGTTCGCCTTGATTTGGGGTGAAATGGGCCTAAACTTTCGCGGCGCGGGGCAGTTTCCCTATCCTGCCCGCTTTACCCGCGCAGGCCCATTTCCGGGGTCCCCAAATCAAGGCGAACCACCCAAACAGGCCCACCCGTCAAGCCAGCGGCGAGCCCCCAGGCACCCAAGCCAAAGGCTCAGTCCGAAGGCATCTCACGGTTGGAGAAGTAAGGGTTCTTGAACGGCAACTCCGACAGCCACTCCAACAACCCGCGATACACCTTCACGTAATACCCCTGCTCATAAGCCTCAGGCGTAACCCACCAACTCACGTCGACGTCGTGGTCGAGGTTGTCCGCAGTCAGCGGCGTACGCCCACCCATCGGATACAGGTAGCAACACCCGAGATACCGGTCCGAAGTGTCGTACAAGGCATACGTATACGAGCCACCGTCCCGGAACTCGGCTTCATGCCAGACCAGGTCGACGTAGTTGTACTCCTCGGTGACCGGCCCAGTCGGCCACGAACCGCCCCGCGTCTGCCGGATGAGGTCCAGGCTGGCGTTGATGCCGCGCACATCCTCGCTCAGGTCCGCGCGCGTGATCGCCTTGGCGACGACGTCCTCGTACGTCAGCCGCTGCGAGACCGCCTCCGGAGGCGCGTCGAGTTTCCGTTTGAACGTGCGGTAGTCCATCTCGCTCCTCGTCGTTGGGATTCCCACGCTAACGGGTGCGGGCCGCTCGGACCCCTCGACTGGTGAAGGTCCGCACTCTGCGAGAAGACCCGCCGATGTGGCGTCGTGATACTGCGGTCGACGTCGCTGAGGTGAGGGGACACCATGAGCATCGAAACCGAGCGGGCGGGACCGCGATTAGGCGGCCTGTCGGCGGCTGCCTGGGACGGGTTGGCCGGGCCGCATTTCTATTCGTCCGCGGACTGGTTGGGGTACTGCGCCGCGGAGTTCGGTGGGGAGAGCGCCGCCGCGGTGTCCTATCAGGACGGTGCGCCGGTGTGCGCGGTCCCCTACGCGTGGGCTGGGGACTCCCTGTTCGGGCGGTATCGCTGGCACAACATCCTGACCGCCGCGGGTCTGCCCGCGCCCGCACCGGAGGGGATTCTCGTCGGCCCGCGGGAGGGGTACCAGGCGCATTTCCTTGGGACGCCGGGTCCGGCCGCGCTGGGTGAGGTGGTGGACCAGGTGCGGGTGGCGGCCAGGGGGCAGTCGTGTGTGGCCATGTACGTCACGACCGAGGACGCGCTCGCCTTGCGCCGCGCGGGGGTGACGGCGACACCGGTCCTGCTCGACGCGGACGCGTGGGTCGAGGTGCCGGGGGGCGACCGCGCGAAGTGGGAGGCGTCGCTGTCGAGCAAGCGGCGCACGATGGTCCGCCGTGAGCAGCGCAAGTTCCGCGATAGCGGCTACCGGATCGAGCAGGTTCCGCTGACCGGGTGCTGGGAGCGCCTGGGTGCGGTGGCCAGCGCGACCCAGGCGAAGTACGGGCATGCCACCACACCCGAGGTCGAGCTGGCGGCGCTGCGCAGCCACGCGGTCCACATGGGCGACGCGGCGCAGGTGGCGCTGCTGTCCACACCGGAGGGCTCGGTGGTCGGCTTCTGCCTCTACTACGTGTGGCGGGGCACGGCGTTCCTGCGGTGGGTGGGTTTCGACTACGAACGGCTTGCGGGCTGCGAGTACTTCAGCGTCGTCTACTACGCCCAGATCGAGTGCGCCACCGAACTCGGCATCCAGTGGCTGCACGCGGGCGTGGGCGCGATGGAGGCCAAGGCGATGCGGGGCGCCCGGCTGCGGCCGCTCTGGCTGGTCGACCTCACCGAGGACAGCGTGCTCGCGGGCGCGGAGCCCGAGATCCGCGCGCACAACGCGGCCGCGTATGGCGAACTCAAAGCCGCCTCGGCGACGGCGAGCGCGGTCGACGACGACGCCTGGCGGCCTTTCCTTTAGTCCGCCGCATAGAGCAATGACGAAGAACCATGCCTGCTGTCTAAGAAGGACAATCCGATCATGTCTTCCGACGCGGTGACGCGCGCGTATCTCACGGCCGCCGGTGAACCTGGATCGCGCCTGGGCGCGGCGATCGAGCAGGTGCGGAGCGCGGCGTCACTCGCCGCGTGGGGCGGGCAGTTCCTCGACCGGCCACTGTTTGTGGGCGAGGCGGAACTGCGGGCTTTCGGCGCCGACCTGCATCAGCTGACCGGGTTGCTGCTGGACCTGCCGGGGCGGCTTTTCGACGGCGACCTCGAACGGTTCGCCGACGCCGCGGGTGTCGATGGGGAGCGCGGCGCGCTCATGCGCAGGCTGGGGGTGGCGCCGCCCGCGACCGGGCGCGCGGACGTCTACCACGACGGCGAGGCCTACCGGGTGTTGGAGTTGGGCATCGGCAGCGACCACGGGGGCTGGGACCGCAGCGGCGAGGTGCCCCGCGCGTTCCTGAAGGACGAGGCGTTCGCCGCGTTCGCCGCCGAGCACCGGCTCGGCTACACCCACAGCCCGACGGAGCTGGCGGCTACGCTGCGCGGTGTCGCCGGGGACGACGACCCGGTCGTCGCATTGGTGGAGGGGCCCGGCGCCTTGGGCGAGTGGATCGCCGCCTGGCAGCCGCTGCGCGACACCCTGCGCGACTGTGGGATCCGGTGCCACCTGGGCGAACTGGGCGACCTCTCCGTGCACGGCGACAAGCTGTTCTTCGGCGGTGACCGGGTCGACGTCGTCTACCGGTGCTTCGACACCGAGCAGGTGCTGGCCGACCCGGCGGCGCTCGACCTCGTCGAGCGGATCTGCAAACTGCATGAGGCGGGCGAGGTGGTGCTCTGGACGCCGCTGGAGTCGAACCTGTTCGTCGAGAAGGGATGCCTGGCGCTGTTGTCCGACCACGGCCGGTCCGGTGCTTTCTCCGCTGATGAGCGGACCCTGATCGACCGGGTGGTCCCGTGGACCCGCCTGCTCAGCGAGCCGTCTCTGCGGGCCGACCCCGACCTGCTCGACCGGTGCCGCGCCGAGCGCGAGCAGCTGATCCTCAAGCCCACCGACCAGTTCGGCGGACACGGCATCGTCGCCGGGTGGGAGACCCCCGAACGCGAGTGGCTCGACGCGCTGCACGCGGCGGCGTCGACGAGCGCGGTCATCCAGCGCCGGGTGATCCCCCGGACCGAACCGGCCATCGGGCCCGACGGGCAACCGGAGACCTGGCACGCCGTCTACGGGTTCTATTACACGCCAACGGGTTTCGCGGGCGTGCACGCCCGGGTGGCACCGGTGGACCGCAGCGCCGTCATCGGCCTGGCCACCAACCAGAGCGTCCGCTCGGCGGGCGTCTTCCACATCGAGGAGAACTGATGACGCAGACAGCGGCGGCGCCCGCCCGCACCAAGCTGCCCGGCGCCTTCCACTACCTGTGGGGAGCCAGCTTCATCGCCACGCTCGGCGACGGCGTGCTCCTGGCCGCGCTCCCGCTCATGGCCAAGTCGCTGAGCGCCGACCCGCAGCTCATCGCCGGGGTGGCCACCGCGGGCACCGCGCCCTGGCTGCTCGCGCTGGTCGTCGGGGTCGTCGTCGACCGGCACGACCGCAAGCGGCTGATGATGCTGGCGCAGCTGACGCAGTGCGCCCTGGTCGTGCTGATCGCGGTGATCGCCACCACCGGCCTGACCCAGCTGTGGATGCTGTTCGTCCTGGCGTTCGGCATCGGCTCGGCGGAGGTGCTGTTCACCGCGGCCAGTCAGGCGTTCGTGCCCTCGATCGTGGGCCGGGACAACCTCGAGACCGCCAACGGCAGGCTCATCACCACGCAGATGGTGTCCAAGCAGTTCCTCGGCCCGCCGCTGGGCGGGGCGCTGTTCGCCTTCGCCCTGCCCCTGCCGTTCTGGCTCAACACGATCACGTTCGCCGTCTCGGTGGTCCTCATCGCCCGTGTGCGCCGCACGGCCGCGCCCGCGGTGACCGCACCGCGGCGGTCGATGGCCGCGGAGATCGGCGAGGGCCTGCGCTGGCTGTTCCGCAACCGCCTGCCGCGGGTGCTCACCCTGGGCGCGGGCGCGGGGAACTTCTGCGAGTGGATGGCGCTGTCGGTGCTGGTGCTATTCGCCACCGAGGTCCTGCACCTGGGCGACCAGGGGTTCGGTCTGCTGCTGGGCGCCATGGCCATCGGCGGGGTCATCGGCGGCCTGGTCAGCGGCCGCGCCGTCACCCGCTTCGGCGCCCGCCAGGTCGCGATCGGCGCGCAGCTCGTCTGCCCGTTCGCCTGGTTGGCCATCGGCCTCGTCGGCCGGGACCCGGTCACGGTCGTGCTGCTGTTCACCGCGTTCTCCACCGCGGTGACCCTGTGGAGCGTCGTGTCGCTCTCGGCGCGGCAGCGGCTGATCCCCGACGCCCTGCTGGGCCGGGTCACCAGCGCCAGCCGGATGCTCACCTACGGCGCGATCCCCCTCGGCGCCCTGTGCGGCGGGTTCATCGCCAAGGAGTTCGGCCTCATCGCCCCGTGGATCGTCGGTGGTGTGCTGTCCCTGCTGGTCACCATCGTCTCGATGCCCGCGATGCTCCGCTGGGACAAGGAAGTTCCGGACTAGCGAATCCGCAAGGCCAGGAACAGGTCAACCCGGTCCTCCAAAGAGGACAGTGAGCGCCCGGTCAGTTCCTCCACCCGCTGCATCCGGTACCGCAACGTGTTGACGTGCACGTGCAGCAACTCGGCTGTCCGCTGCCAGGACCCGGAACACTCCAGGAAGGTCCGCAGCGTCGACACCAGCTCGGAGTTGTGCGACGAGTCGTAGCTCAGGACCGGGCCCAGCACCCGGTCCTGGAAGGTCTGGCGCACGTCGTCGGGCACCGACGCGATCAGCAGCATGTGCGAGTCGACCTCGTCGGCCGTCGCCACCGCCACCCTGCTGTGCCGCAGTTCGGCCAGTCCACGCACGTGCCGT is drawn from Actinokineospora alba and contains these coding sequences:
- a CDS encoding MFS transporter, translating into MTQTAAAPARTKLPGAFHYLWGASFIATLGDGVLLAALPLMAKSLSADPQLIAGVATAGTAPWLLALVVGVVVDRHDRKRLMMLAQLTQCALVVLIAVIATTGLTQLWMLFVLAFGIGSAEVLFTAASQAFVPSIVGRDNLETANGRLITTQMVSKQFLGPPLGGALFAFALPLPFWLNTITFAVSVVLIARVRRTAAPAVTAPRRSMAAEIGEGLRWLFRNRLPRVLTLGAGAGNFCEWMALSVLVLFATEVLHLGDQGFGLLLGAMAIGGVIGGLVSGRAVTRFGARQVAIGAQLVCPFAWLAIGLVGRDPVTVVLLFTAFSTAVTLWSVVSLSARQRLIPDALLGRVTSASRMLTYGAIPLGALCGGFIAKEFGLIAPWIVGGVLSLLVTIVSMPAMLRWDKEVPD